A region from the Leptospirillum ferriphilum ML-04 genome encodes:
- a CDS encoding YncE family protein, translating into MKPFPFPTAFSCFSAHQCHRGEHSRRSRNRALILPFVFLLALAGCGGGGGGSVGGGPLEIAYVLSEDPNNSNHGYVVEYGLNPATNQFQMSASGPISTQGVTPIQFLLNPDKTLAFVLNNGNTNGNTSANGSIAVYQVGANGLSTTPHVFQTGQNPVNMALDPGGNYLVVANHGNGQSTSGTGSVEVFTVSSNGQLNALSTSGSPCTYPFRVVFAPNSNDVFYVACSSPELLGGTPPPPSLYICTISSAGNGTFSCPSTPIPTFNLYSAFINFVIDPSNTYAVAPGTTVTSSTATPSGFLLVCSLPLTTTPSCQTNSSSFSSWIPSGNVAFEGTPSNGITTYIGNYNPSSFSSNFAACTTSSSSSPTCTTTNSTSQDGPLYLATQENVLYIADTVTPITGSYSTSGTTMNAQNTSSGYLYACSISIPTTPSNCNDPSSTSNKGNTGEWPVGITFDTRDMVFVPTLYGEINIFTGASTGGLVPFQTLTDTYTPLSVTIQ; encoded by the coding sequence ATGAAACCGTTCCCGTTTCCGACTGCGTTTTCCTGTTTTTCCGCTCATCAATGCCATCGCGGAGAACATTCCCGACGATCCCGAAACCGGGCGCTGATTCTTCCGTTCGTCTTTCTCCTGGCATTGGCCGGATGCGGGGGAGGCGGAGGTGGAAGCGTTGGGGGCGGCCCGCTCGAGATCGCCTACGTTCTGTCGGAAGACCCAAACAACAGTAACCATGGGTATGTTGTGGAATACGGTCTCAACCCCGCAACCAACCAGTTCCAGATGTCTGCGAGCGGTCCAATCTCCACACAGGGCGTGACACCGATCCAGTTTTTGCTGAACCCGGACAAAACTTTGGCTTTTGTTCTGAATAACGGAAATACGAATGGGAACACATCCGCCAATGGCTCCATCGCGGTCTACCAGGTCGGCGCGAACGGACTGTCCACGACACCCCACGTTTTTCAAACGGGACAAAACCCTGTCAACATGGCCCTAGATCCGGGAGGTAACTATCTCGTGGTCGCCAACCATGGGAATGGACAAAGCACTTCTGGAACCGGTTCAGTGGAGGTCTTCACAGTGAGCAGCAATGGTCAACTGAACGCACTTTCAACATCCGGCTCTCCCTGTACCTACCCCTTCCGGGTCGTGTTCGCGCCCAATTCCAACGACGTTTTTTATGTGGCCTGTTCGAGCCCGGAACTGCTGGGAGGAACCCCACCTCCTCCATCTCTTTATATTTGTACAATCTCGTCTGCTGGAAATGGAACGTTTTCTTGCCCTTCTACTCCCATACCTACTTTCAATTTATACTCGGCTTTTATAAATTTTGTCATCGATCCTTCGAACACTTATGCCGTTGCTCCAGGAACCACTGTTACAAGCAGCACTGCAACGCCGAGCGGGTTTCTCCTCGTCTGTTCGCTTCCCCTGACTACTACACCATCTTGTCAAACAAACTCATCGTCCTTTTCCTCCTGGATCCCCTCCGGCAATGTCGCTTTTGAAGGAACACCTTCCAATGGAATAACGACATACATCGGAAACTACAATCCTTCCTCTTTTTCCTCAAATTTTGCCGCCTGCACGACTTCGTCTTCTTCCTCTCCAACTTGCACTACAACCAACTCAACAAGTCAGGACGGCCCTCTCTATCTTGCGACACAGGAAAATGTCCTCTACATTGCGGACACGGTGACTCCCATCACAGGATCTTATTCCACATCCGGAACTACCATGAATGCGCAAAATACCTCAAGCGGATATCTTTACGCTTGCTCCATCTCTATCCCGACCACCCCTTCAAATTGCAACGATCCTTCTTCTACCTCCAACAAAGGAAATACTGGCGAATGGCCCGTGGGGATCACGTTCGACACCCGGGACATGGTCTTCGTTCCCACTCTCTACGGTGAGATCAACATCTTTACGGGGGCCTCCACCGGAGGCCTTGTTCCCTTCCAGACTCTTACGGATACCTACACTCCCTTGAGCGTCACGATCCAGTAA
- a CDS encoding ATP-binding protein: MDSHTHSKKISPSEPQGRSTFSMQNAEREQGIIRVIVGMIASFYLYTLHHVPGVSAIPVSAHSMILPVIAYTTLLLATIYLFPGYHPVRILFGIAGDLSLVMLVMALTGVKGLPLGVVDLWVIMGNGFRFGPRYLGIATGISAVEFIEVYRVNPWWQQHTVLFDTQLIGMIVLPLYMAVLLTKLEKLIEAANAANQSKSRFLANMSHELRTPLNGIMGLSELLREQASPRQNELLNTLQGSARHLSDIISKILDFSRLEAGRMTVSLVTFDVGQVVAETVSALLPLARQKNLPVTVLMDARFPSSLRGDPFHLKQILTNLLGNAIKFTESGEVALTVTPVLTSDTRELSVRFEVSDTGIGIAEEEKSRIFESFSQGDDSVTKRYGGAGLGLAITRQLVDLEKGKLGFLSHSGKGSIFWCTIPYTVDNDLSLLKPDWTAQSPVSVWAPPERHEEIRTLLALLGIDPHAPDSNLSAADSASLGSHPPRKPLLATITRDTLPAFREYLETQLKRLDREDPLTIVSVEKSMSLARVDLPQTGGWIVLTDFPPAPEAVSRILGWPISTGSPSPHKAPAPTLPTQQQTSGTILVVDDQEVNRTVLEGLLESKGYQVISAIDGESALDLLEKNSARFDLMILDLCMPGRGGLDVLKAHRFLESKNPVPAIILTANQSEEARLDSLDAKAEVFLTKPLDTRRLLETIDRIIKRQAVTCGRIASDSSNRTLLPEDVLPLIETGTLLALREFSPHPSFLRKLVNGFIAEGHRHMDNLQDACRQKDYPVLMEALHSLRGSALQLGALKLAHLCREAEKLTVPDLMESRLGPLAERLPHTFDETLQELDRLIGTLPELHLSPE; the protein is encoded by the coding sequence ATGGACTCTCACACGCATTCAAAAAAAATTTCTCCCTCTGAACCTCAGGGACGCTCGACGTTTTCGATGCAAAATGCCGAACGGGAGCAGGGGATCATCCGCGTCATTGTAGGAATGATTGCCTCCTTCTACCTTTATACCCTGCATCATGTCCCCGGAGTATCAGCCATTCCTGTCTCCGCGCATTCCATGATCCTTCCTGTCATTGCCTATACCACCCTTCTTCTTGCCACGATCTATCTCTTTCCGGGATATCACCCCGTCCGGATCCTTTTCGGCATCGCAGGAGACCTGTCCCTTGTGATGCTTGTCATGGCCCTGACCGGCGTTAAAGGTCTTCCATTGGGCGTCGTGGATCTGTGGGTCATTATGGGAAACGGGTTCCGGTTCGGCCCTCGTTATCTCGGTATTGCGACCGGCATATCGGCCGTGGAGTTTATCGAAGTTTACCGCGTCAACCCGTGGTGGCAACAACACACTGTCCTTTTTGACACCCAGCTGATCGGGATGATCGTTCTCCCTCTCTACATGGCCGTGTTGCTCACCAAACTGGAAAAACTGATCGAGGCGGCCAATGCCGCCAATCAGTCAAAGTCCCGCTTTCTGGCCAACATGAGTCACGAACTCCGCACGCCCCTGAACGGCATCATGGGTCTTTCCGAACTCCTGCGGGAACAGGCTTCCCCCCGACAGAACGAGCTGCTCAACACTCTCCAGGGCTCCGCCCGCCATTTGTCGGACATCATCAGTAAGATTCTCGACTTTTCCCGTCTGGAAGCGGGGCGGATGACCGTGAGCCTTGTCACATTCGATGTGGGCCAGGTCGTCGCCGAAACGGTCAGCGCTCTCCTGCCTCTCGCCCGCCAGAAGAACCTTCCCGTGACAGTTCTGATGGACGCGCGCTTTCCATCTTCCCTGCGGGGAGATCCCTTCCACCTCAAGCAGATCCTGACCAACCTTTTGGGAAACGCGATCAAATTCACAGAGTCCGGAGAAGTAGCTCTCACGGTCACTCCCGTCCTGACCTCCGATACACGGGAGCTTTCTGTCCGATTCGAGGTCTCCGATACCGGCATCGGCATCGCCGAAGAAGAAAAAAGCCGCATTTTTGAAAGCTTCTCCCAAGGCGACGACTCCGTCACAAAACGATATGGCGGGGCGGGCCTCGGGCTCGCCATCACCCGGCAGCTGGTGGATCTCGAGAAAGGAAAACTGGGCTTTCTGAGCCATTCCGGAAAAGGGTCCATCTTCTGGTGTACGATTCCCTATACCGTCGACAACGATCTGTCGCTTCTGAAACCCGACTGGACGGCTCAGTCCCCGGTGTCGGTCTGGGCTCCACCCGAAAGACACGAAGAAATCCGGACACTCCTTGCGCTCCTGGGCATCGATCCGCACGCACCGGATTCGAATCTCTCCGCAGCGGATTCTGCCTCCCTCGGATCTCATCCTCCCCGAAAACCCCTGCTCGCAACCATCACCCGGGACACCCTTCCGGCATTCCGGGAGTATCTCGAAACCCAGCTGAAACGCCTGGACCGGGAAGATCCGCTGACGATCGTTTCGGTGGAAAAATCCATGTCTCTTGCGCGGGTGGATCTTCCTCAGACCGGAGGATGGATTGTCCTGACGGATTTCCCGCCTGCGCCGGAAGCTGTCAGCCGGATTCTTGGATGGCCGATCTCAACAGGCTCTCCCTCTCCGCATAAAGCCCCCGCACCGACCCTCCCGACACAACAGCAAACAAGTGGAACAATTCTTGTGGTCGACGACCAGGAGGTGAACCGGACTGTCCTCGAAGGTCTTCTCGAGAGCAAAGGGTACCAGGTGATATCCGCCATCGACGGGGAGTCGGCGCTCGACCTCCTGGAGAAGAACAGCGCCCGGTTCGATCTCATGATCCTCGACCTGTGCATGCCCGGGAGGGGAGGACTGGATGTGTTGAAGGCCCATCGCTTTCTGGAGTCGAAAAATCCTGTACCGGCCATCATTCTGACGGCGAACCAGTCGGAAGAGGCCAGGCTCGACAGTCTGGACGCCAAAGCCGAAGTTTTTCTGACCAAACCTCTCGATACCCGGCGTCTCCTGGAAACCATCGACCGGATCATCAAGAGACAGGCGGTCACATGCGGACGGATCGCTTCCGATTCTTCCAATCGGACTCTCCTTCCGGAAGATGTTCTTCCCCTCATCGAGACCGGTACGCTCCTGGCGCTCCGCGAGTTCAGCCCTCACCCGTCTTTTCTCCGGAAACTCGTGAACGGGTTCATCGCGGAAGGACACCGACATATGGACAATCTCCAGGATGCGTGCCGTCAGAAAGACTACCCTGTTCTGATGGAAGCCCTTCACTCCCTCCGGGGAAGCGCACTGCAACTGGGGGCCCTGAAACTCGCCCATCTCTGCCGGGAAGCGGAGAAGCTCACCGTCCCGGATCTGATGGAAAGCCGGCTCGGCCCCCTGGCAGAGCGCTTACCTCACACCTTTGATGAAACCCTGCAGGAGCTCGACCGGCTGATCGGCACCCTCCCCGAACTCCATCTCTCCCCGGAATAA
- a CDS encoding cistern family PEP-CTERM protein, producing MRQKTLASVFPVFLLIISVALFFPMTVGATQVVDITSGDVGHTYDITWMDPTSSTGLPTNLSATGSFTVKSLSSSEILLNITLNNTTSSSFQAAILSLGMTSSPSVSGQLLGASSVFTGLSDPGNFPGGFKNINLCLYAGSNCNGGDINNGLQSASSTSFELALTTSTGNFLSSGIDLSQFPVKFQTQDGSFEFGDSVFPAAPEPSSVLLAGTGFLMILPFFRRTIRKRLFLI from the coding sequence ATGCGCCAGAAGACTCTTGCATCCGTCTTTCCCGTGTTCCTTCTCATAATATCCGTCGCTCTCTTTTTTCCGATGACTGTCGGGGCGACACAGGTTGTCGATATTACCTCCGGCGATGTCGGACACACCTATGACATCACCTGGATGGATCCCACCTCTTCGACCGGACTCCCCACCAATCTATCGGCGACAGGAAGCTTCACCGTCAAGAGCCTGTCCTCTTCGGAGATTCTCTTGAACATCACCCTGAACAACACCACCTCTTCCTCCTTTCAGGCGGCCATCCTGTCTCTGGGAATGACGTCTTCCCCTTCTGTTTCCGGACAATTGCTGGGAGCTTCCAGCGTCTTCACCGGCCTTTCCGATCCGGGCAATTTCCCGGGGGGATTCAAGAATATCAACCTCTGTCTTTATGCCGGCTCGAACTGCAACGGGGGGGACATCAACAACGGCCTCCAGTCCGCTTCATCCACCTCGTTCGAACTGGCCCTGACGACATCCACCGGAAATTTCCTCTCAAGCGGAATTGATCTGTCCCAGTTTCCGGTCAAATTCCAGACCCAGGACGGATCCTTCGAATTTGGGGATTCTGTCTTTCCGGCGGCTCCGGAACCCTCCTCCGTTCTCCTGGCCGGAACGGGTTTCCTGATGATTCTCCCGTTCTTCCGCAGAACGATCCGAAAGCGACTCTTTCTGATTTAG
- a CDS encoding tetratricopeptide repeat protein, whose protein sequence is MTTSCFPIRGFRTTILAALFFSALLTGCSKSPAELQKKYQGLGEHYLAEGKLNEAVIEFQNLLKINPKSAIGHYDLGQAYHKKGWIIESVIQDREATKLDPLMLPAHIALAEYAINSGQWSPAKDEIAAILKIDPRNAEGYALAGQRMLGLGREKEADQDLKHALSIKPGYARALVALGDLKRKQGQPKEARSYYKQALQANPSIGRALTGLGMLAQSENNSVLAREEFRKSLKVDPYNLRSRIVYANFLASGGHLHKAISALEAIPAKKSDVRIPVKIAEYETLLGENQKAINLLLPLAQQKLQIPDINFVLAKAYEQSGKKEDALQMVNGLLSMGSVPPIIKIGAARIELFEGKPQEASTILQSLAPVPDLPPTYPLTQSQVALALKRPDQAVSILTHALSRYPGNIDLQLSLADARMSAKQWKPALTIINEVLSDHPENIPAIQRKGFLLGKTSGASAQIGFLQREAASVPSVEPLYLQSLLANKRPGKALAAARGYLKDHPENTNVRLFLANIYLREGKLSEAKGTYKTILAADPKNLPAVLSLASIAMTQKNYTEAESNFRRALTLSPDNSGLYSALGEVLLAEKQRDAANKAFHSALIFNPENPAAILEVSKSEILSGQGQEALSRLSALLKSPLTKERKAEVEWLWGLANEQAGDPAKAKKALVLATSLDPGNPGYHASLGDFWADHSRWEDARNEYRKSLALQPDNPVLELKKTWLSVQSSRKPDPARIRKVIALAETYRATHPADISATMLEAQGELLLNKPEKALPLFDAILSSHPDNTGARLGKAGILLSQGKTEEAKNLGTTILADHPDNLAANLLMARIDQKNNDFTDEADRLEKLHQKHPDWIQPSLTLVAVDLKLKRFREAESIADSILSVKPGLYNARFLKAQAELDMADYRGALRNLSALAKANKKPAPLYLIMSVAAMKEGDTQEEKHALDKAFHAAPDDPMVLNNMAFFLASHTTHYAKALEYAKKAASIDKHPYIQDTVGYVLFRMGRFSQAQSYFESAWNAHFRDPEFLYHMGMNEWKIGQPQKARTILKRALDSGKLTPEEERDSRQALGAMGA, encoded by the coding sequence ATGACAACGTCTTGTTTTCCAATACGCGGTTTCCGCACCACCATTCTGGCTGCTCTCTTTTTCTCGGCCCTCCTGACCGGTTGCAGCAAGAGTCCGGCCGAACTCCAGAAGAAATACCAGGGCCTGGGAGAGCACTATCTGGCGGAAGGAAAACTGAACGAAGCGGTCATCGAATTCCAGAATCTCCTGAAGATCAATCCGAAGTCAGCCATCGGACATTACGACCTTGGACAGGCCTATCACAAAAAAGGCTGGATCATCGAATCGGTGATCCAGGACCGGGAAGCGACAAAGCTCGACCCCCTGATGCTTCCGGCCCATATCGCCCTGGCGGAGTATGCCATCAACAGCGGCCAATGGAGCCCGGCCAAGGATGAAATCGCCGCCATCCTGAAAATCGACCCCAGGAACGCCGAAGGGTATGCCCTGGCCGGACAGCGCATGCTGGGGCTCGGGCGGGAAAAAGAAGCGGATCAGGACCTGAAGCACGCTCTCTCGATCAAACCGGGATATGCCAGAGCCCTTGTGGCGCTGGGGGACCTGAAGAGAAAACAGGGTCAACCGAAGGAGGCGCGTTCCTATTATAAACAGGCCCTTCAGGCCAATCCGTCCATCGGACGCGCCCTGACGGGGCTGGGGATGCTCGCCCAATCGGAAAACAACTCCGTGCTGGCCCGGGAAGAATTCCGGAAATCCCTGAAAGTGGATCCCTATAACCTGCGCTCCCGGATCGTGTACGCGAATTTTCTGGCATCCGGGGGGCATCTTCACAAGGCCATCTCCGCGCTCGAAGCCATCCCGGCCAAGAAGTCGGATGTCCGGATCCCGGTCAAAATCGCCGAATACGAAACCCTGTTGGGCGAAAACCAGAAAGCGATCAATCTCCTGTTGCCGCTGGCGCAACAAAAACTCCAGATCCCCGACATCAATTTCGTTCTGGCCAAAGCGTACGAACAAAGCGGAAAGAAAGAAGACGCGCTCCAGATGGTCAATGGGCTTCTGTCCATGGGGAGCGTTCCCCCAATTATCAAGATCGGAGCGGCCCGCATCGAACTCTTTGAAGGAAAACCCCAGGAGGCTTCGACGATCCTCCAGTCCCTCGCTCCTGTCCCGGACTTGCCTCCCACGTATCCGCTGACCCAAAGCCAGGTCGCATTGGCCCTGAAGCGTCCGGATCAGGCCGTTTCCATTCTGACGCATGCCCTCTCCCGGTATCCAGGAAACATCGACCTCCAGCTTTCGCTCGCAGATGCCAGGATGAGCGCAAAGCAATGGAAACCGGCCCTCACAATCATCAACGAAGTTCTCTCCGATCATCCGGAGAACATCCCGGCCATCCAGCGAAAAGGTTTCCTTCTGGGAAAAACATCGGGAGCATCGGCCCAAATCGGATTCCTGCAGCGCGAAGCGGCATCGGTGCCATCCGTCGAACCTCTCTATCTTCAATCGCTTCTCGCCAACAAGAGGCCGGGCAAGGCTCTTGCCGCTGCCAGAGGCTATCTGAAAGACCATCCCGAAAACACGAACGTCCGCCTTTTCCTGGCGAACATTTACTTGCGAGAGGGAAAACTGTCCGAAGCCAAGGGGACTTATAAAACCATTCTCGCCGCAGACCCGAAGAACCTTCCGGCCGTTCTCTCCCTTGCTTCCATCGCCATGACACAAAAAAACTACACGGAGGCGGAGTCGAACTTCCGGAGAGCCCTGACGTTGTCTCCGGACAACAGCGGACTTTATTCGGCCCTGGGAGAAGTCCTTCTTGCGGAAAAACAAAGAGACGCCGCCAACAAGGCGTTCCATTCGGCCCTGATCTTTAACCCGGAAAACCCGGCGGCCATTCTGGAAGTCTCAAAGTCCGAGATCCTGTCGGGACAGGGACAGGAGGCCCTGTCCCGCCTGTCTGCCCTTTTGAAATCGCCGCTGACGAAAGAGCGCAAAGCGGAAGTCGAATGGCTGTGGGGGCTCGCCAACGAACAGGCGGGCGATCCCGCCAAGGCAAAAAAAGCCCTTGTTCTCGCCACCTCGCTCGACCCCGGGAACCCCGGATACCATGCCAGCCTGGGAGACTTCTGGGCGGATCATTCCCGGTGGGAGGATGCCCGGAATGAATACCGGAAAAGCCTTGCTCTCCAGCCGGACAACCCGGTCCTCGAGCTGAAAAAGACCTGGCTTTCCGTCCAGTCCAGCCGGAAGCCGGACCCGGCCCGGATCCGAAAAGTGATCGCCCTGGCCGAAACATATCGCGCCACTCATCCGGCGGACATCTCGGCGACGATGCTCGAGGCCCAGGGAGAACTCCTGCTGAACAAGCCTGAAAAGGCTCTGCCTCTTTTCGACGCCATTCTGTCGTCTCATCCGGACAACACGGGAGCCCGCCTTGGAAAGGCCGGAATCCTGTTATCCCAGGGAAAGACGGAAGAAGCCAAAAATCTCGGGACGACGATTCTCGCCGACCATCCCGACAACCTCGCCGCCAATCTCCTGATGGCCCGCATCGACCAGAAAAACAACGATTTCACGGATGAGGCGGATCGACTGGAAAAACTGCACCAAAAGCATCCGGACTGGATTCAGCCTTCCTTGACACTGGTCGCCGTCGACCTGAAGCTGAAGCGCTTCCGGGAGGCCGAGTCCATCGCGGATTCGATTCTGTCTGTCAAACCGGGGCTCTACAATGCACGATTCCTGAAGGCGCAGGCGGAACTCGACATGGCCGACTACCGCGGAGCCCTCCGGAATCTTTCCGCTCTGGCCAAAGCGAACAAAAAACCTGCTCCCCTCTATCTGATCATGAGCGTTGCAGCGATGAAGGAAGGCGATACGCAGGAAGAAAAACACGCTCTCGACAAGGCTTTCCATGCGGCTCCCGACGACCCGATGGTCCTCAACAACATGGCGTTTTTCCTCGCCAGCCATACGACACATTATGCAAAAGCCCTGGAATATGCCAAAAAGGCTGCCTCCATCGACAAACACCCGTATATCCAGGACACGGTCGGCTATGTCCTGTTCCGGATGGGACGGTTCTCCCAGGCCCAGTCCTACTTCGAATCGGCCTGGAACGCCCACTTCCGGGATCCGGAATTTCTCTACCACATGGGGATGAATGAATGGAAAATCGGTCAGCCACAAAAGGCCCGGACAATTCTGAAGAGAGCTCTGGACTCCGGAAAACTGACACCGGAAGAGGAACGGGATTCCCGACAGGCCCTGGGAGCGATGGGAGCATGA
- a CDS encoding PEP-CTERM sorting domain-containing protein (PEP-CTERM proteins occur, often in large numbers, in the proteomes of bacteria that also encode an exosortase, a predicted intramembrane cysteine proteinase. The presence of a PEP-CTERM domain at a protein's C-terminus predicts cleavage within the sorting domain, followed by covalent anchoring to some some component of the (usually Gram-negative) cell surface. Many PEP-CTERM proteins exhibit an unusual sequence composition that includes large numbers of potential glycosylation sites. Expression of one such protein has been shown restore the ability of a bacterium to form floc, a type of biofilm.) → MNKMKKVAVAAVVAMALGAGAGAKDAWAQYGIPLAPCSTCSSTEVVDIYGNTSGTPNINTAYTPPAGSTDGVIGANNLVFTPATGLTQVANSVLAYTASSTSGPSAEFSGYVDSSVWRTSSGTLDFFYQFDVTSVGSNAATPNSAGISPFNLPNNTVYNLALGINSSTAPTSTGGTTVTYDPLCVGTNCTPVSLSNFFNDPTPLTLSYGSGGTFIGGNNTPIFDMNAGNISPQLFIASNATSYGIGTFTIQSSTGIADVAAFVPDSPEPGTLVLFGSALALGSFFMMRKKGLSIV, encoded by the coding sequence ATGAACAAGATGAAGAAAGTGGCCGTCGCAGCCGTTGTCGCAATGGCTCTCGGAGCCGGTGCCGGCGCAAAAGACGCCTGGGCCCAGTACGGCATTCCGCTCGCCCCCTGCTCAACCTGCAGCAGCACCGAAGTCGTGGACATCTATGGAAACACGAGCGGAACTCCGAACATCAATACAGCTTACACCCCTCCCGCCGGTTCGACCGACGGGGTTATCGGAGCCAACAACCTCGTCTTCACTCCGGCAACCGGCCTGACACAGGTTGCAAACTCGGTTCTGGCTTACACGGCATCGTCAACATCGGGACCGTCGGCCGAATTTTCGGGTTATGTGGATTCCTCGGTCTGGAGAACCTCGAGCGGAACCCTGGACTTTTTCTACCAGTTCGACGTGACCTCGGTCGGAAGCAACGCCGCCACTCCAAACTCGGCCGGGATCTCGCCCTTCAACCTGCCGAACAACACCGTTTACAATCTGGCATTGGGAATCAACTCGTCCACAGCGCCAACCTCCACCGGAGGAACGACAGTCACCTACGATCCTCTGTGTGTCGGGACAAACTGCACGCCCGTCTCACTGTCGAACTTCTTTAACGACCCGACACCGCTGACCCTGAGCTACGGTTCCGGCGGAACATTCATCGGCGGGAACAACACCCCCATCTTCGACATGAACGCTGGCAATATTTCTCCTCAGCTCTTTATCGCCAGTAACGCCACCTCCTATGGAATCGGCACGTTCACCATCCAGAGCTCGACGGGTATCGCCGATGTCGCAGCCTTCGTGCCGGACAGCCCCGAACCCGGAACCCTGGTTCTTTTCGGATCCGCTCTGGCGCTTGGAAGCTTTTTCATGATGCGCAAAAAAGGGCTCTCGATCGTCTAA
- a CDS encoding HD domain-containing phosphohydrolase translates to MQIASPLFPAKQKTQDPYSGSPLVLIVDDQLVGRTLLEEIIRSVDPKMRIKSYEDPVSALGSLPGTIPDLVLVDYKMPRIDGIEFLRRFRALEGAEDVPVVMVTVVDDRNIRYRALEAGATDFLTRPLDRIECQCRCRNLLELRALTLRQKNQARILADEVRNQTLLLRERERETLFRLALAGEFHDFETGNHLLRMSRYARQIADAMGLPSEQAEMIELASPMHDIGKIGIPDNILKKPGRLSKEEFEVIKAHPRIGHQILEGSTSPVIQLGAMIALTHQERFDGSGYPHSLSGRDIPIEGRIVAVADVFDALTSRRPYKPAWSFEQALEHIQGASGTLFDPDCVSAFLCRLDIITGIFVQLKDQEEQINTTPHS, encoded by the coding sequence ATGCAAATCGCCTCTCCGTTATTCCCGGCAAAACAGAAAACACAAGATCCGTATTCGGGGTCGCCTCTTGTTTTGATCGTCGACGACCAGCTGGTTGGACGGACTCTTCTGGAAGAAATCATCCGGAGTGTGGATCCCAAGATGCGCATCAAAAGCTACGAAGACCCCGTTTCAGCTCTGGGCTCTTTGCCGGGAACGATTCCCGACCTGGTTCTTGTCGATTACAAAATGCCCCGGATTGACGGCATCGAATTTCTCCGGAGGTTCCGGGCACTCGAAGGAGCAGAGGACGTCCCGGTCGTCATGGTGACGGTGGTGGATGACAGAAATATCCGCTACAGGGCTCTGGAAGCGGGGGCCACCGATTTTCTGACACGTCCCCTCGACAGGATCGAATGCCAGTGCCGATGCAGGAATCTTCTGGAACTCCGGGCGCTCACTCTCCGGCAAAAAAACCAGGCGCGCATCCTGGCGGACGAAGTCCGAAATCAGACACTGCTCCTCCGGGAACGCGAACGGGAAACCCTCTTTCGTCTCGCCCTGGCGGGAGAGTTTCACGACTTCGAAACCGGGAACCATCTCCTCCGGATGTCCCGATACGCCCGACAGATTGCCGACGCCATGGGACTTCCTTCGGAACAGGCGGAGATGATCGAACTCGCCTCTCCCATGCACGACATCGGCAAAATCGGCATCCCCGACAACATTCTGAAAAAACCCGGCCGACTCTCCAAGGAAGAATTCGAGGTGATCAAGGCTCACCCCCGCATCGGTCACCAGATCCTGGAGGGCAGCACGTCACCCGTGATCCAGCTGGGGGCCATGATCGCACTCACCCACCAGGAACGCTTCGACGGTTCGGGCTACCCGCACAGTCTTTCGGGACGGGATATACCCATAGAAGGACGGATTGTCGCCGTGGCCGACGTCTTCGACGCCTTGACCTCCCGGAGGCCCTATAAGCCGGCCTGGTCTTTCGAGCAGGCTCTGGAACATATTCAAGGCGCATCGGGAACCCTTTTCGATCCGGACTGCGTCTCGGCTTTCCTGTGTCGACTCGACATCATTACCGGGATTTTTGTCCAGCTCAAGGATCAGGAAGAACAAATCAACACCACGCCGCACTCATGA